In a genomic window of Macrobrachium rosenbergii isolate ZJJX-2024 chromosome 44, ASM4041242v1, whole genome shotgun sequence:
- the LOC136829504 gene encoding uncharacterized oxidoreductase dhs-27-like, with the protein MAEAQQALEEEEEGEEEVVEELFSVPLRSDLQESTLDASETKSILMESQVRAVLEAEGGKGAVMTSWNLIRQKEKALHFGSIVVKLKIHFLKNNEPLEKTYVLKHNPNFNPAFTAYVTMLFNKEISFYKKLKPLLLREVSATSQTQLSIPRCIFTALKEGREIIILEDLNSHGFQNIDRKKGMDVAHASLVLEELARIHATSILLKKRLGPDEMRSQFDFLKRTWWNYMEGAEEMFIINMEGHLDIATSVLQKLGGHEAAANWVTGLKPNILQMIQGQTKDDPPFDVLCHADCTISNFLFRYNGDQEVAKVVVLDFQMCLHASLAIDLSSFFFCCLEGPIRRANHKVFLDVYYQAFSRVLKAAGQSIPFSFNDLAEEYEKKILYGAIMAILVVPLLAAEEEEDAPSVESIVDDTSFLVQRQDKLRKSLCLNGPLRTRFLDIFRDLTDHGIIHNQLP; encoded by the exons ACCTCCAGGAATCAACATTAGATGCTAGTGAGACTAAAAGCATCCTCATGGAATCCCAAGTGAGAGCAGTGCTAGAAGCTGAGGGTGGCAAAGGAGCTGTCATGACCTCATGGAATCTTATTCGCCAGAAGGAGAAGGCCCTCCATTTTGGTAGCATCGTTGTCAAGTTGAAAATTCACTTCCTGAAGAACAATGAGCCCCTTGAAAAGACTTACGTCCTTAAGCACAACCCCAACTTCAACCCCGCTTTCACTGCCTATGTCACAATGCTCTTCAATAAAGAGATAAGCTTCTACAAGAAGCTGAAGCCACTGTTGCTTCGTGAGGTATCAGCTACTAGCCAAACTCAGCTCAGCATCCCAAGGTGCATCTTCACTGCACTGAAAGAAGGGCGAGAGATTATCATCCTGGAGGACCTCAACTCACACGGTTTCCAGAACATCGACAGGAAGAAGGGGATGGATGTGGCCCATGCATCTCTTGTTCTGGAGGAGCTCGCGAGAATCCACGCTACATCTATCCTGCTCAAAAAGAGGTTAGGACCAGACGAGATGAGAAGTCAGTTCGATTTCTTGAAGAGGACTTGGTGGAATTACATGGAAGGTGCTGAAGAAATGTTCATCATCAACATGGAAGGTCACCTGGACATTGCAACATCCGTACTGCAGAAACTTGGAGGACATGAGGCAGCTGCCAACTGGGTGACTGGTCTCAAACCAAACATACTGCAGATGATTCAAGGGCAGACGAAGGATGATCCGCCTTTTGATGTTCTCTGCCATGCAGACTGCACAATCAGCAACTTTCTTTTTCG GTACAATGGAGACCAAGAGGTTGCCAAAGTCGTAGTGCTGGACTTCCAGATGTGCCTCCATGCCTCCCTGGCCATTGATCTTTCcagtttcttcttctgctgcctgGAAGGGCCCATTCGACGAGCGAACCACAAGGTCTTCCTCGACGTCTACTACCAGGCATTCAGCAGAGTTCTGAAAGCAGCTGGACAGTCCATCCCCTTCAGCTTCAATGACCTGGCGGAGGAGTACGAGAAGAAGATCCTCTACGGCGCCATCATGGCTATCCTGGTGGTGCCCTTGCTGGccgcagaggaggaggaggacgcccCGTCCGTGGAAAGCATCGTCGACGACACGTCGTTTCTTGTCCAGAGGCAAGACAAACTTCGCAAGAGTCTTTGCTTGAATGGCCCTCTACGGACACGGTTCCTGGATATATTTAGGGATCTGACAGACCATGGCATCATACACAATCAGCttccataa